From one Rosa rugosa chromosome 4, drRosRugo1.1, whole genome shotgun sequence genomic stretch:
- the LOC133745213 gene encoding uncharacterized protein LOC133745213 isoform X2 → MQTEIGVGIHGVLLFITLIGKRTGEGGGGGGGGGGSDQQQRVSPLFEICNRHQSGQRLGEGMHVSLAAFCEEASFERAKKWVLELKSQGNPNMVMALAGNKADLGTRKAMKDVCLKYNRCQDFASS, encoded by the exons ATGCAAACAGAGATAG GGGTCGGAATTCATGGTGTCCTACTTTTCATAACATTGATTGGAAAG AGAACGggggaaggaggaggaggaggaggaggaggaggaggatccgACCAACAGCAGAGAGTTTCTCCACTGTTTGAGATTTGCAATCGACATCAATCCGGACAAAGATTGG GTGAAGGAATGCACGTCAGCCTTGCTGCGTTTTGCGAAGAG GCCTCATTTGAGCGAGCAAAAAAATGGGTGCTAGAACTGAAATCACAAG GCAATCCAAATATGGTCATGGCACTAGCTGGGAATAAAGCAGATCTA GGAACACGTAAAGCCATGAAAGATGTTTGTTTGAAATATAATCGATGTCAAGATTTTGCTTCTAGTTAG
- the LOC133745213 gene encoding uncharacterized protein LOC133745213 isoform X1: MQTEIGVGIHGVLLFITLIGKMFVNLGSAGSGLALCREGPLDNCPLMIIILCFQRTGEGGGGGGGGGGSDQQQRVSPLFEICNRHQSGQRLGEGMHVSLAAFCEEASFERAKKWVLELKSQGNPNMVMALAGNKADLGTRKAMKDVCLKYNRCQDFASS, translated from the exons ATGCAAACAGAGATAG GGGTCGGAATTCATGGTGTCCTACTTTTCATAACATTGATTGGAAAG ATGTTTGTGAACCTTGGTTCAGCGGGGAGTGGTCTAGCATTATGCAGAGAAGGTCCTCTCGATAATTGTCCTTTAATGATAATTATTCTTTGTTTCCAGAGAACGggggaaggaggaggaggaggaggaggaggaggaggatccgACCAACAGCAGAGAGTTTCTCCACTGTTTGAGATTTGCAATCGACATCAATCCGGACAAAGATTGG GTGAAGGAATGCACGTCAGCCTTGCTGCGTTTTGCGAAGAG GCCTCATTTGAGCGAGCAAAAAAATGGGTGCTAGAACTGAAATCACAAG GCAATCCAAATATGGTCATGGCACTAGCTGGGAATAAAGCAGATCTA GGAACACGTAAAGCCATGAAAGATGTTTGTTTGAAATATAATCGATGTCAAGATTTTGCTTCTAGTTAG